Proteins encoded together in one Kitasatospora albolonga window:
- a CDS encoding acyl-CoA synthetase, which produces MNQPPNGFWAQATADPDRTVLVAPGGEEWSAGRLHADVNRMVHGLRAAGMREGDAFAVVLPNGTELLTAHLAASQAGFYLVPVNHHLVGPEIAWIVADSGARVLITHERFATAATAAADEAGLPESHRYTVGTAPGCRPYADLLDGHPATPPENRTLGWVMNYTSGTTGRPRGIRRPLPGKLPEETYLGGFLGIFGIRPFDGNVHLVCSPLYHTAVLQFASAALHIGHPLVLMDGWSPEEMLRLIDAHRCTHTHMVPTQFHRLLALPDEVKERYDVSSMRHAIHGAAPCPDHVKRAMIDWWGSCVEEYYAASEGGGAFATAEEWLKKPGTVGKAWPISELAVFDDDGKRLTAGQLGTVYMKMSTGGFSYHKDETKTRKNRIGDFFTVGDLGVLDADGYLFLRDRKIDMIIAGGVNIYPAEIESALLTHPAVADAAAFGIPHADRGEEVKAVVEPAEGYEAGDALAAELLAHCEQRLAGYKRPRSLDFIAAMPRDPNGKLYKRRLREPYWEGHERPL; this is translated from the coding sequence ATGAACCAGCCGCCCAACGGCTTCTGGGCCCAGGCCACCGCCGACCCCGACCGCACCGTACTCGTCGCGCCCGGCGGCGAGGAGTGGAGCGCGGGCCGCCTGCACGCCGACGTCAACCGCATGGTCCACGGACTGCGCGCGGCCGGGATGCGCGAAGGCGACGCGTTCGCCGTCGTCCTGCCCAACGGCACTGAACTCCTCACCGCCCATCTCGCCGCGTCCCAGGCCGGGTTCTACCTGGTCCCGGTCAACCACCACCTCGTCGGACCCGAGATCGCCTGGATCGTCGCCGACTCCGGCGCGCGCGTCCTCATCACCCACGAACGCTTCGCGACCGCCGCGACCGCCGCCGCCGACGAGGCCGGGCTCCCGGAGAGCCACCGCTACACCGTGGGCACCGCCCCCGGCTGCCGCCCGTACGCCGATCTGCTCGACGGCCACCCCGCCACCCCGCCGGAGAACCGCACGCTCGGCTGGGTCATGAACTACACCTCGGGCACCACCGGCCGCCCGCGCGGCATCCGGCGGCCCCTCCCCGGCAAGCTCCCGGAGGAGACGTACCTCGGCGGCTTCCTCGGCATCTTCGGTATCCGGCCGTTCGACGGCAACGTCCACCTGGTCTGCTCGCCGCTCTACCACACGGCGGTGCTCCAGTTCGCGAGCGCCGCTCTCCACATAGGGCACCCGCTCGTCCTGATGGACGGCTGGTCGCCCGAGGAGATGCTCCGCCTCATCGACGCCCACCGCTGCACCCACACCCACATGGTCCCCACCCAGTTCCACCGGCTGCTGGCGCTGCCCGACGAGGTGAAGGAGCGGTACGACGTCTCCTCGATGCGCCACGCCATCCACGGGGCCGCCCCCTGCCCGGACCATGTGAAACGCGCCATGATCGACTGGTGGGGGAGCTGTGTCGAGGAGTACTACGCGGCCAGCGAGGGCGGTGGGGCCTTCGCCACCGCCGAGGAGTGGCTGAAGAAGCCCGGGACCGTCGGCAAGGCGTGGCCGATCAGCGAGCTGGCCGTTTTCGACGACGACGGAAAACGGCTGACGGCCGGTCAACTCGGCACCGTCTACATGAAGATGAGCACCGGTGGCTTCAGTTACCACAAGGACGAGACCAAGACCCGCAAGAACCGCATCGGCGACTTCTTCACCGTCGGCGACCTCGGTGTGCTGGACGCGGACGGCTATCTCTTCCTCCGCGACCGCAAGATCGACATGATCATCGCGGGTGGCGTGAACATCTACCCCGCCGAGATCGAGTCCGCCCTGCTCACCCACCCCGCCGTCGCGGACGCCGCCGCCTTCGGCATCCCGCACGCCGACCGGGGCGAGGAGGTCAAGGCCGTCGTCGAACCGGCCGAGGGGTACGAGGCGGGGGACGCGCTCGCCGCCGAACTCCTCGCCCACTGCGAGCAGCGGCTCGCGGGCTACAAACGGCCCCGCTCCCTCGACTTCATCGCCGCGATGCCCCGCGACCCCAACGGCAAGCTGTACAAACGACGGCTGCGCGAACCGTACTGGGAAGGCCACGAACGGCCCCTGTAG
- a CDS encoding monooxygenase, producing the protein METELSRALGIEHAIFGFTPFPAVAAAISRAGGFGVLGAVRYTDPRELARDLDRLDELADGKPYGLDVVMPAKKVEGVTEADVEAMIPAEHRVFVQELLTRHGVPELAEGEASGWRITGWMEEVARNQLDVAFDHPIKLLANALGSPPADVVERAHAHGVLVAALAGSAEHARRHAAAGIDVVVAQGYEAGGHTGEIGSMVLVPEVVEAVAPLPVLAAGGIGSGEQAAAGLALGAQGVWLGSLWLTTEEADLHSPALTRKLLAAGSGDTVRSRALTGKPARQLRTAWTDAWDDPAGPGTLPMPLQGLLVAEAVSRIQKYEVGELLGTPVGQIVGRMTGERSVRAVVDDLTRGFERAVTRLDRIAGRSAP; encoded by the coding sequence ATGGAGACGGAGCTGAGCAGAGCACTGGGCATCGAGCACGCCATCTTCGGCTTCACGCCGTTCCCCGCCGTCGCGGCGGCCATCAGCAGAGCCGGCGGCTTCGGTGTCCTCGGGGCGGTCCGCTACACCGATCCCCGGGAGCTGGCCCGCGACCTCGACCGGCTGGACGAGCTGGCCGACGGCAAACCGTACGGACTCGATGTCGTCATGCCCGCCAAGAAGGTCGAAGGGGTCACCGAGGCCGACGTCGAGGCGATGATCCCGGCGGAACACCGGGTGTTCGTCCAGGAGCTCCTCACCCGCCACGGCGTGCCCGAACTCGCCGAGGGGGAGGCGTCCGGCTGGCGTATCACCGGCTGGATGGAGGAGGTCGCCCGCAACCAGCTGGACGTGGCCTTCGACCATCCGATCAAGCTCCTCGCCAACGCCCTCGGCTCCCCGCCCGCCGACGTCGTCGAACGCGCCCACGCCCACGGGGTCCTCGTCGCCGCCCTCGCCGGAAGCGCCGAACACGCCCGCAGGCACGCGGCGGCGGGCATCGACGTCGTCGTCGCCCAGGGGTACGAAGCGGGCGGCCACACCGGCGAGATCGGCTCGATGGTGCTCGTCCCCGAAGTCGTCGAGGCCGTCGCCCCCCTGCCCGTCCTGGCCGCCGGAGGCATCGGCAGCGGCGAACAGGCCGCCGCCGGACTCGCCCTCGGCGCCCAGGGCGTCTGGCTCGGCTCCCTCTGGCTCACCACCGAGGAGGCCGACCTCCACTCACCGGCCCTCACCCGCAAGCTCCTCGCCGCGGGCTCCGGCGACACCGTCCGCTCCCGCGCCCTCACCGGGAAACCTGCACGCCAGCTCCGTACCGCATGGACGGACGCCTGGGACGACCCGGCCGGACCCGGCACCCTGCCCATGCCGCTCCAGGGGCTGCTGGTCGCCGAAGCCGTCTCCCGTATCCAGAAGTACGAGGTCGGGGAGCTGCTCGGCACCCCCGTCGGGCAGATCGTCGGCCGGATGACCGGAGAACGCAGCGTGCGGGCGGTCGTCGACGACCTGACACGCGGCTTCGAACGGGCCGTCACCCGCCTCGACCGCATCGCCGGAAGGAGCGCCCCATGA
- a CDS encoding serine hydrolase — MTGYAAGNGDTAAGAAGAGATGSGIGRRRLGGGILALGGALALAPIPLAGAAERGAPGTVAADTGAGMGSGAHPPTRRPTLRRGSPARAGLLQGPLDQLVREAEGYLTGSPKHPWYAGAVLLAGRGGMVALHRPIGHAVRYAAYDETTDTGVELPAERQIPMAEDTVFDLASVSKLFTSILAVQQIERGALELEAAVAAYLPDFAGGGKQDITVRQLLTHTSGFRSWIPLYREPTREGKLRMLWSEVPVSAPGSAYLYSDLNLISLQLILEEITGHPLDVLLHDEITAPLGMHRTRYNPPASWQPKIAATEDARLPWSGLERGMVRGEVHDENAYSLGGVAGHAGVFSCAWDLAVLARTLLNGGVYGRARILTEDSVDLLFTDFNTAFPGDEHGLGFELNQHWYMGAMATPRSAGHTGFTGTSLVLDPSTDTFLIVLGNSVHPVRSWRSGSAPRVATANQLARAVPVRPERGRTAWFSGMASASTATLTLPVLRPASGRPRLECALWWDTEPGSDRLVLEVLEASAGQEWQPVPFTTVGPGHHRPDPRPHPEGWVSGWSGRVWHGLEADLSAWRGRSVRLRWRYTTDQLYVGRGAYVDSLRVRDGGVTLFDSGRPRDAGRIGAAGWVLSAD, encoded by the coding sequence ATGACCGGGTACGCGGCGGGGAACGGGGACACGGCGGCGGGGGCCGCAGGGGCCGGCGCCACCGGGAGCGGCATCGGCCGCCGGAGGCTGGGCGGCGGGATACTGGCGCTGGGCGGCGCGCTCGCCCTGGCGCCGATCCCCCTGGCCGGGGCGGCGGAGCGGGGCGCGCCGGGCACGGTGGCGGCGGACACGGGAGCGGGCATGGGATCAGGGGCGCATCCGCCCACGCGGCGGCCCACGCTGCGGCGCGGCAGCCCGGCACGCGCCGGGCTGCTCCAGGGGCCGCTGGACCAGCTGGTCCGGGAGGCGGAGGGGTATCTCACGGGCTCGCCGAAGCACCCCTGGTACGCGGGCGCGGTGCTGCTCGCCGGGCGGGGCGGCATGGTGGCGCTGCACCGGCCGATCGGCCACGCGGTGCGCTACGCGGCGTACGACGAGACGACGGACACCGGGGTCGAGCTCCCGGCGGAGCGGCAGATCCCGATGGCCGAGGACACCGTCTTCGACCTGGCCTCGGTCTCCAAGCTGTTCACGTCGATCCTGGCGGTGCAGCAGATCGAGCGCGGGGCGCTGGAGCTGGAGGCCGCCGTGGCCGCGTACCTCCCGGACTTCGCGGGCGGCGGCAAGCAGGACATCACGGTCCGTCAGCTGCTCACGCACACCTCGGGTTTCCGGTCCTGGATTCCGCTGTACCGGGAGCCGACCCGGGAGGGGAAGCTCCGGATGCTCTGGAGCGAGGTCCCGGTCTCCGCCCCGGGCAGCGCCTATCTCTACTCCGACCTCAATCTGATCTCGCTGCAACTGATCCTCGAAGAGATCACCGGTCACCCTCTGGATGTCCTGCTCCACGACGAGATCACCGCTCCGCTCGGGATGCACCGCACGCGCTACAACCCGCCCGCCTCCTGGCAGCCGAAGATCGCGGCCACCGAGGACGCCCGGCTCCCCTGGTCCGGTCTGGAACGCGGCATGGTCCGGGGCGAGGTGCACGACGAGAACGCCTACAGCCTGGGCGGGGTGGCCGGGCACGCCGGGGTCTTCTCCTGCGCCTGGGACCTGGCGGTCCTCGCCCGGACCCTCCTCAACGGCGGGGTCTACGGCCGCGCCCGCATCCTCACCGAGGACTCCGTCGACCTCCTCTTCACCGACTTCAACACCGCGTTCCCCGGCGACGAGCACGGCCTCGGCTTCGAGCTCAACCAGCACTGGTACATGGGCGCGATGGCCACCCCGCGCTCGGCGGGCCACACCGGTTTCACCGGGACCAGCCTGGTGCTCGACCCGTCGACCGACACGTTCCTGATCGTGCTGGGCAACTCGGTCCATCCCGTACGGAGCTGGCGCTCGGGCAGCGCGCCCCGGGTGGCGACGGCCAATCAGCTGGCCCGCGCGGTCCCGGTCCGGCCGGAGCGGGGGCGTACGGCCTGGTTCTCCGGGATGGCGAGCGCGTCCACCGCCACCCTCACCCTGCCCGTGCTGCGGCCGGCCTCCGGGCGCCCCCGGCTGGAGTGCGCCCTGTGGTGGGACACCGAACCGGGCTCCGACCGGCTGGTGCTGGAGGTGCTGGAGGCGTCGGCGGGCCAGGAGTGGCAGCCGGTGCCGTTCACCACCGTGGGCCCCGGCCACCACCGCCCGGACCCGCGGCCGCACCCGGAGGGCTGGGTCTCCGGCTGGTCGGGCCGGGTGTGGCACGGGCTGGAGGCGGACCTGTCGGCCTGGCGCGGCAGGAGCGTCCGGCTGCGGTGGCGCTACACCACGGACCAGCTGTACGTGGGGCGCGGCGCGTACGTGGACTCCCTCCGGGTGCGGGACGGCGGGGTCACCCTCTTCGACTCCGGCCGCCCCCGGGACGCGGGGCGGATCGGGGCGGCGGGCTGGGTGCTGTCGGCCGACTGA
- a CDS encoding lipolytic protein G-D-S-L family produces MTGARVPVPARRGLLYAAAAGIATALTTPDARAAPHLSPGRALSATPWTTSWATAQTAPTAADPLAYTGLTDGLSTTRLRLSAGGQVRLRYGHAFGTAPVLVGPVTADGRPVTFGGQSQEWLAAGASLTSDPVEGLRVADGSLLTVGTRLPGPTGPLSFHRNTHAWHTVDGVRTRSVLLLTGVETTGAGGPVLAVLGDSIAEGTGTPDDADLRWPDQLARRLPGSAVANLGISGNRLLLDSDRSGVSAQARFDRDVLSLPGLRTVLVHLGVNDLHHVPVERDPSRMVAAYSQLALRARSAGLRVVGATIAPFEGWTRWTPEQDAVRGRINEAVRTGRIFDAVADVDAALRDPDRPSRLLPAYDSGDGLHPGPAGHTAIAAAVERRHLR; encoded by the coding sequence GTGACCGGCGCCCGCGTCCCCGTACCGGCGAGACGCGGTCTGCTCTACGCGGCGGCGGCCGGGATCGCGACGGCCCTCACCACCCCGGACGCCCGCGCGGCCCCGCACCTCTCACCCGGCCGCGCCCTCTCGGCCACGCCCTGGACCACCTCCTGGGCCACCGCGCAGACCGCCCCCACCGCGGCCGACCCTCTCGCGTACACCGGTCTCACCGACGGGCTCAGCACCACACGGCTGCGGCTCTCGGCGGGCGGGCAGGTCAGACTGCGGTACGGGCACGCCTTCGGGACCGCGCCGGTGCTGGTGGGTCCGGTGACCGCCGACGGGCGGCCGGTCACCTTCGGCGGGCAGTCGCAGGAGTGGCTGGCGGCGGGCGCGTCCCTCACCAGCGACCCGGTCGAGGGGCTGCGGGTGGCGGACGGGTCCCTGCTGACCGTCGGGACGCGGCTCCCGGGCCCCACCGGACCGCTCTCCTTCCACCGCAACACCCACGCCTGGCACACGGTCGACGGGGTGCGGACCCGGTCCGTCCTCCTGCTGACCGGGGTCGAGACGACCGGGGCGGGCGGCCCGGTGCTCGCCGTGCTGGGCGACTCCATCGCGGAGGGCACCGGCACCCCCGACGACGCGGACCTGCGCTGGCCCGACCAGCTGGCCCGCAGGCTGCCGGGCTCCGCCGTCGCCAACCTGGGCATCAGCGGCAACCGGCTGCTGCTCGACAGCGACCGCTCCGGTGTGAGCGCCCAGGCCCGCTTCGACCGGGACGTCCTGTCGCTGCCGGGGCTGCGGACGGTCCTGGTCCACCTGGGCGTCAACGACCTGCACCACGTGCCCGTCGAGCGGGACCCGTCGCGGATGGTGGCCGCGTACAGCCAGCTGGCCCTGCGCGCACGGTCCGCCGGGCTAAGGGTGGTGGGCGCGACGATCGCCCCGTTCGAGGGGTGGACACGCTGGACGCCGGAGCAGGACGCGGTACGCGGGCGGATCAACGAGGCCGTGCGCACCGGGCGGATCTTCGACGCCGTCGCCGATGTCGACGCCGCGCTCCGCGACCCGGACCGCCCCTCCCGGCTGCTGCCCGCGTACGACAGCGGCGACGGCCTGCACCCGGGGCCCGCGGGCCACACGGCCATCGCCGCCGCCGTCGAACGTCGGCATCTGCGGTAG
- a CDS encoding FAD-dependent oxidoreductase yields the protein MAGTEPRVLRRCMPAPEPSAPRPSARQQPSAHDPGARPARGRYDAVIVGGGHNGLVAAAYLARAGQSVLVLERLDTTGGAAVSTRPFAGVDACLSRYSYLVSLLPDKIVRDLGLDFAVRKRTVSSYTPAVRDGRPTGLLVGGDRTRESFAALTGGEREYAAWQRFYAMTRRVAERVFPTLTEPLPARDALRARIDDPEAWRTLFEEPIGVAVERNFTDDLVRGVVLTDALIGTFADAHDPSLLQNRCFLYHVIGGGTGDWDVPVGGMGALTDALAGAARAAGAEIRVRHEATRIETDGTDAEVTVRTPDGEHTVAARRVLVNASPQALAALLGRTPPPPAEGAQLKVNMLLTRLPRLRDRSVDPRQAFAGTFHIAEGYGQLADAYREAAAGRLPAAPPSEIYCHSLTDPSILGPGLAARGYQTLTLFGLHAPARLFAADNDAARAALLKATLAELDAHLEEPVTDCLALDENGEPCIEAKTPLDLERDLGLPGGHIFHRDLSFPYADEGVGRWGVETADANVLLCGAGAVRGGGVSGVPGHNAAMAALS from the coding sequence CTGGCCGGGACGGAGCCCCGCGTGTTACGAAGGTGCATGCCCGCACCCGAGCCGTCCGCACCCCGGCCCTCCGCACGCCAGCAGCCCTCCGCCCACGACCCCGGCGCGCGCCCCGCCCGAGGCCGCTACGACGCCGTGATCGTGGGTGGTGGCCACAACGGTCTGGTCGCCGCCGCCTACCTCGCCCGCGCCGGACAGTCCGTGCTCGTCCTGGAGCGGCTGGACACCACCGGGGGAGCGGCGGTCTCGACCCGCCCCTTCGCCGGGGTCGACGCCTGCCTCTCGCGCTACTCCTACCTGGTCTCGCTGCTGCCGGACAAGATCGTCCGGGATCTCGGCCTCGACTTCGCCGTACGGAAGCGGACCGTGTCCTCGTACACCCCGGCCGTCCGCGACGGGCGTCCCACCGGCCTGCTCGTCGGCGGCGACCGGACGCGGGAGTCGTTCGCCGCGCTGACTGGCGGCGAGCGGGAGTACGCGGCGTGGCAGCGCTTCTACGCCATGACGCGGCGCGTCGCGGAACGGGTCTTCCCCACCCTCACCGAGCCGCTGCCCGCACGGGACGCGCTGCGCGCCCGGATCGACGACCCGGAAGCCTGGCGGACGCTGTTCGAGGAGCCCATCGGGGTGGCCGTCGAGCGGAACTTCACCGACGACCTGGTCCGGGGCGTGGTGCTGACCGACGCCCTGATCGGCACCTTCGCCGACGCCCACGACCCCTCGCTCCTCCAGAACCGGTGCTTCCTCTACCACGTGATCGGCGGCGGAACCGGTGACTGGGACGTCCCCGTCGGCGGCATGGGCGCCCTCACCGACGCCCTCGCCGGGGCTGCCCGTGCGGCGGGCGCCGAGATCCGCGTACGGCACGAGGCGACCCGGATCGAGACCGACGGCACCGACGCCGAGGTCACCGTCCGCACCCCCGACGGCGAACACACCGTCGCCGCCCGCAGGGTGCTCGTCAACGCGTCGCCGCAGGCCCTCGCCGCCCTCCTCGGCCGGACCCCGCCCCCGCCCGCCGAGGGCGCCCAGCTCAAGGTGAACATGCTGCTCACCCGGCTCCCGCGCCTCCGCGACCGGTCCGTCGACCCCCGGCAAGCCTTCGCCGGTACGTTCCACATCGCCGAGGGGTACGGGCAGTTGGCCGACGCCTACCGGGAGGCGGCGGCCGGACGGCTGCCCGCCGCCCCGCCGTCCGAGATCTACTGCCACTCGCTGACCGACCCCTCGATCCTCGGCCCCGGCCTCGCCGCGCGCGGCTACCAGACCCTCACCCTCTTCGGCCTGCACGCCCCCGCCCGGCTCTTCGCCGCCGACAACGACGCCGCCCGCGCCGCCCTGCTGAAGGCCACCCTCGCCGAACTGGACGCCCACCTGGAGGAGCCGGTCACCGACTGCCTGGCCCTCGACGAGAACGGCGAACCCTGTATCGAGGCCAAGACCCCGCTCGACCTCGAACGCGATCTGGGCCTCCCCGGCGGCCACATCTTCCACCGCGACCTCTCCTTCCCGTACGCGGACGAGGGCGTCGGGCGGTGGGGCGTGGAGACCGCCGACGCCAACGTCCTGCTCTGCGGGGCGGGCGCGGTGCGCGGCGGCGGGGTCAGCGGGGTGCCCGGCCACAACGCGGCAATGGCGGCACTGAGTTAG
- a CDS encoding serine/threonine protein kinase, whose product MADTRLIQSRYRLLDLIGRGGMGEVWRARDESLGRLVAVKCLKPMGPQHDQAFTRILRERFRREARVAAALQHRGVTVVHDFGEHEGVLYLVMELLDGQNLSQLLEENQQRPLPVDHVVDIAEQVADALGYTHRQGIVHRDLKPANIMRLTDGTVKICDFGIARLGHDIGVTSRLTGTGIAMGTPHYMSPEQIGGKEVDHRSDLYSLGCVLYEIATGVPPFDLADPWAILVGHRDTPPEPPRTHRAELPGFFDRVVLDLLAKTPDERPADASDLRRRIVLGRTGEQPAPGPAYPSSALPGAHPVATAPRPELPAWARNMTAGHKATGAPDPAAGLPGPAAGLTGRWTSAKSTAPASPPGTDGSAVLPPAHPAPASALLAELAGRHSAGIDLGRLGRWEEAGDIHRAVAARRESVLGPDHPDTLASRYEIGFTLSRTGRAADALREFGQVAAGRERTLGPDHPQTLAARQETAYVLGQLGRHFEAHQVYAAVLAARERSMGPDHPDTLRCRHNLAFNLSRLGRPEESWQLAREVADDRARLLGPTHPDTLATRYEVAYTLGRLGRWAEALEAYQEVARARAASLGPDHPDTLAARYEAGISLGRLGRSAEALELYRALVADRTRVGGPSDPETLRARHGLGVNLGRMGRWEEALAEARDVCAMRGSTLGPDHPDTVISCREVAVALGWLGRWTDALTAYRQVAEARGRTLGPDHAETLAARQDEAHCLDRLGRAEEAAELYRTLAAHRAQNALPPH is encoded by the coding sequence ATGGCGGACACCAGGCTGATCCAGAGCCGGTACCGGCTGCTCGATCTGATCGGGCGCGGCGGCATGGGCGAGGTGTGGCGGGCCCGCGACGAGTCGCTGGGCCGCCTGGTCGCCGTCAAATGCCTCAAACCCATGGGCCCCCAGCACGACCAGGCGTTCACCCGCATCCTGCGCGAGCGCTTCCGCCGCGAGGCCCGGGTCGCCGCCGCCCTCCAGCACCGGGGCGTCACCGTCGTCCACGACTTCGGCGAGCACGAGGGCGTCCTCTACCTCGTCATGGAGCTGCTGGACGGGCAGAACCTGAGCCAGCTCCTGGAGGAGAATCAGCAGCGCCCGCTCCCCGTCGACCATGTCGTCGACATCGCCGAACAGGTCGCCGACGCGCTCGGCTACACCCACCGGCAGGGCATCGTCCACCGCGATCTGAAGCCCGCCAACATCATGCGGCTGACCGACGGCACGGTGAAGATCTGCGACTTCGGCATAGCGCGCCTGGGCCACGACATCGGCGTCACCTCCCGCCTCACCGGCACCGGTATCGCCATGGGCACCCCGCACTACATGTCACCGGAGCAGATCGGCGGGAAGGAGGTCGACCACCGCAGCGACCTCTACTCACTGGGCTGTGTGCTGTACGAGATCGCCACCGGCGTACCGCCGTTCGACCTGGCGGACCCCTGGGCCATCCTCGTGGGGCACCGCGACACCCCGCCCGAACCCCCGCGCACCCACCGCGCCGAACTCCCCGGCTTCTTCGACCGGGTCGTCCTGGACCTGCTGGCGAAGACGCCCGACGAACGGCCCGCCGACGCGAGCGACCTGCGCCGCCGCATCGTGCTCGGCCGCACCGGGGAACAGCCTGCCCCGGGGCCCGCGTACCCGTCGTCGGCGCTCCCCGGCGCGCACCCTGTTGCCACGGCTCCGCGCCCCGAACTGCCCGCCTGGGCCCGGAACATGACCGCTGGACACAAGGCGACCGGCGCCCCGGACCCGGCGGCCGGACTCCCCGGCCCCGCCGCCGGGCTGACCGGCCGGTGGACCAGCGCGAAGAGCACCGCCCCCGCCTCCCCGCCCGGCACCGACGGCTCCGCCGTCCTCCCGCCCGCGCACCCGGCCCCCGCGTCCGCGCTGCTCGCCGAGCTCGCGGGCCGCCACAGCGCGGGCATCGACCTGGGGCGCCTGGGCCGCTGGGAGGAGGCGGGGGACATCCACCGCGCGGTCGCCGCCCGGCGCGAGAGCGTCCTCGGCCCCGACCACCCCGACACCCTCGCCAGCCGGTACGAGATCGGCTTCACCCTCAGCCGCACCGGCCGGGCCGCCGACGCGCTGCGCGAGTTCGGCCAGGTCGCGGCGGGACGCGAACGCACCCTGGGCCCCGACCATCCGCAGACCCTCGCCGCCCGGCAGGAGACCGCGTACGTCCTCGGGCAGCTCGGCCGCCACTTCGAGGCCCACCAGGTGTACGCGGCGGTCCTCGCCGCCCGGGAGCGCTCCATGGGCCCCGACCACCCGGACACCCTGCGCTGCCGCCACAACCTGGCGTTCAACCTCAGCAGGCTCGGGCGCCCCGAGGAGTCCTGGCAGCTGGCCCGCGAGGTCGCCGACGACCGGGCCCGGCTGCTCGGCCCGACCCACCCCGACACGCTCGCCACCCGGTACGAAGTGGCCTACACCCTGGGCAGGCTGGGGCGCTGGGCGGAGGCCCTGGAGGCGTACCAGGAGGTCGCCCGGGCCCGCGCCGCGAGCCTGGGCCCCGACCACCCCGACACCCTCGCCGCCCGCTACGAGGCGGGCATCAGCCTCGGCCGGCTCGGCCGCAGCGCGGAGGCCCTGGAGCTGTACCGGGCCCTGGTCGCCGACCGTACGCGGGTGGGCGGTCCGTCCGACCCGGAGACGCTCCGCGCCCGCCACGGCCTGGGCGTCAACCTGGGGCGGATGGGCCGCTGGGAGGAGGCGCTCGCCGAGGCGCGTGACGTGTGCGCGATGCGGGGGAGCACCCTGGGCCCCGACCACCCGGACACCGTGATCAGCTGCCGCGAGGTCGCGGTCGCCCTCGGCTGGCTCGGCCGGTGGACCGACGCCCTCACCGCGTACCGGCAGGTCGCCGAGGCACGCGGCCGGACCCTGGGGCCCGACCACGCGGAGACCCTGGCCGCCCGCCAGGACGAGGCGCACTGCCTGGACCGGCTGGGCCGGGCGGAGGAGGCCGCCGAGCTGTACCGCACCCTGGCCGCGCACCGGGCCCAGAACGCGCTGCCGCCGCACTGA